A part of Synchiropus splendidus isolate RoL2022-P1 chromosome 19, RoL_Sspl_1.0, whole genome shotgun sequence genomic DNA contains:
- the LOC128750768 gene encoding protein Tob1-like, with translation MQLEIQVALNFIISYLYNKLPRRRVNIFGEELERQLKQKYEGHWYPDKPYKGSGFRCIHVGEKVDPVVEKAAKESGLDIEDVRNNLPQDLSVWIDPFEVSYQIGEKGPVKVLYVDDSSESGPNSTGIDLDKEIKSFNPEAQVFMPINEPVGGASPASSSPSPPFGHSAAVSPTFMPRSTQPLTFTTATFAATKFGSTKMKSSGRNNGGNSAGNKAARTSPTNLGLNVNTLLKQKAISTSMHSLYGLGLSTQQHPKPSALSPNAKEFVFPSLQGQGSQSALFPGDSSLSLSPLQYSNAFDVFAAYGGLNDKSLMDGLNFSLNNMQYSNQQFQPVMAN, from the coding sequence ATGCAGCTGGAAATCCAAGTAGCTCTCAACTTCATCATCTCTTATCTGTACAACAAGCTGCCACGGCGGCGCGTCAACATTTTCGGCGAGGAGTTGGAACGGCAGCTGAAGCAGAAGTATGAGGGACACTGGTACCCAGACAAGCCATACAAGGGCTCAGGATTCAGGTGCATCCACGTGGGGGAGAAGGTGGACCCTGTGGTGGAGAAGGCAGCCAAAGAGAGCGGGCTGGACATCGAGGACGTCCGCAACAACCTGCCCCAAGACCTCAGTGTGTGGATTGACCCCTTTGAGGTGTCCTACCAGATTGGAGAGAAGGGTCCGGTCAAAGTTTTGTACGTTGACGACAGCAGTGAAAGTGGACCTAACAGCACAGGGATCGACCTGGATAAGGAGATCAAGAGTTTCAATCCTGAGGCGCAGGTCTTCATGCCCATCAATGAACCTGTTGGCGGCGCTTCTCCTGCATCCAGCTCACCATCGCCTCCCTTTGGCCACTCCGCAGCCGTCAGTCCCACCTTCATGCCCCGCTCAACCCAGCCTTTGACCTTCACAACCGCCACTTTTGCCGCCACCAAGTTTGGCTCCACAAAGATGAAGAGCAGCGGACGCAACAACGGTGGGAATAGTGCCGGGAACAAGGCAGCGCGTACCTCGCCCACCAACCTGGGCCTGAATGTGAACACTCTTCTGAAACAGAAAgccatctccacctccatgcaCTCTCTCTACGGGTTGGGCCTCAGTACGCAGCAGCACCCGAAGCCTTCGGCCCTGTCGCCCAATGCCAAGGAGTTTGTGTTCCCCAGTCTGCAGGGCCAGGGCAGCCAGAGCGCGCTCTTCCCCGGGGACAGCTCACTCAGCCTCAGCCCACTGCAGTACAGCAATGCCTTCGATGTGTTTGCGGCCTACGGTGGCCTTAACGACAAGTCCCTAATGGACGGCTTGAATTTCAGTCTGAACAACATGCAGTATTCTAACCAGCAATTCCAGCCAGTAATGGCCAACTAG